Proteins from a single region of Anaerolineales bacterium:
- a CDS encoding SDR family oxidoreductase, with protein MTERPLDGKVALVTGAYRNLGAVTAETLASHGASVIINDLDRPEMASHGPALLERIRAHGVQAAAIAADLSRPSEVERLCQQALATFGRVDIIVNNAGPFNMDPYLSLDEGTWDLIMNVNLKAVYLTAKHLAPQMKANGWGRIVSMCAGSAFIRNHNVYTLAKAGVQVITESLALELGPEVTVNAVSPGQIYESLPDIHEFDPTFGDRYLARTPAKRLIRRAEVAEMIAMFCLPSSGTITGVTMRLDGGAEIPRF; from the coding sequence ATGACAGAAAGACCGCTTGACGGAAAAGTCGCCTTGGTCACCGGCGCCTACCGCAATCTGGGCGCGGTCACGGCCGAGACCCTGGCGAGCCACGGTGCGTCGGTGATCATCAACGACCTGGACCGGCCGGAGATGGCGAGCCACGGTCCGGCACTGCTCGAGCGGATACGAGCCCACGGCGTGCAGGCAGCAGCCATCGCCGCCGATCTCTCACGCCCTTCCGAGGTCGAACGCCTTTGTCAGCAGGCGCTGGCGACGTTCGGCCGAGTGGACATTATCGTCAACAACGCCGGCCCGTTCAATATGGATCCCTACCTCTCGCTGGATGAGGGGACCTGGGATCTGATCATGAACGTCAACCTGAAGGCTGTCTATTTGACTGCCAAACATCTCGCGCCCCAGATGAAGGCAAATGGTTGGGGGCGGATCGTCAGCATGTGCGCCGGGTCGGCCTTCATCCGCAACCACAACGTGTATACCCTGGCAAAGGCCGGCGTCCAGGTGATCACCGAATCCCTGGCGCTGGAGCTCGGCCCAGAGGTCACCGTGAACGCCGTCTCCCCAGGCCAGATCTACGAGAGCCTGCCCGACATTCACGAATTCGATCCGACCTTCGGCGATCGCTACCTGGCCCGCACGCCTGCCAAGCGCTTGATCCGCCGGGCAGAAGTCGCCGAGATGATCGCCATGTTCTGTCTTCCCAGTAGCGGAACGATCACGGGCGTGACCATGCGCTTGGACGGGGGCGCTGAGATCCCGCGCTTCTGA
- a CDS encoding ATP-binding cassette domain-containing protein — protein sequence MTTPLLRVVELHKHFREGRSTIHAVNGVSLEVYPGEAVGLVGESGCGKSTTARCILRLEEPTSGRIEFEGTDLAAIPRGRIRTRRKDFQMVFQDPNESLNPRFSIRRTLREPLKLHGLYAGEEQLTQAVQRVHLETDHLGRLPHQLSGGQKQRVGVARAMMTTPKLVILDEPTSSLDMSLRIHVIVLLKELQRELNLSYIYISHDLSTIRHLCGRVMVMYLGRIVEQGRTADVFDDPTHVYTKALLSAIPIPDPTVKRNRILLKGETPTARELVPGCALQGRCEFVLEECRRPVPEYDLGDGHRVACRLAREHPKYQPSPPGP from the coding sequence ATGACCACGCCTCTGCTGCGTGTGGTTGAGCTGCACAAGCACTTTCGTGAAGGCCGGAGCACGATCCACGCCGTCAATGGGGTCAGCCTCGAGGTCTATCCGGGAGAAGCTGTCGGCTTGGTCGGCGAAAGCGGGTGCGGCAAGAGCACGACGGCTCGCTGCATCCTGCGGCTCGAGGAGCCGACCAGCGGCCGGATCGAATTCGAGGGCACCGACCTGGCGGCCATCCCGCGAGGACGGATACGCACCCGGCGCAAAGACTTCCAGATGGTCTTCCAGGATCCGAACGAGTCCCTGAATCCCCGCTTTTCCATCCGCAGGACCCTGCGGGAGCCGCTCAAGTTGCATGGACTGTATGCCGGGGAGGAACAGTTGACGCAGGCGGTCCAGCGCGTGCACCTGGAGACGGATCACCTTGGCCGGTTGCCCCATCAATTGAGCGGCGGCCAGAAGCAGCGGGTCGGCGTCGCAAGGGCGATGATGACAACGCCTAAGCTCGTCATTCTGGACGAGCCAACCTCCTCACTCGACATGTCGCTGCGCATCCACGTGATCGTGCTGCTGAAGGAACTGCAGCGAGAACTCAACCTATCCTATATCTACATCTCTCACGATCTGAGCACGATCCGCCATCTCTGCGGCCGGGTGATGGTAATGTACCTGGGCCGGATCGTGGAGCAGGGCCGCACAGCGGACGTGTTTGACGACCCGACACACGTGTACACGAAGGCATTGCTTTCGGCCATCCCAATTCCCGATCCGACGGTCAAACGGAACCGGATCCTGCTCAAGGGTGAAACGCCTACAGCCCGGGAGCTTGTCCCGGGCTGTGCGCTGCAGGGCCGCTGCGAGTTTGTGCTGGAGGAGTGCCGTCGTCCAGTGCCTGAGTACGACCTCGGCGACGGGCATCGCGTCGCCTGCCGTCTGGCTCGCGAGCATCCGAAGTACCAGCCTTCTCCGCCGGGTCCCTAG
- a CDS encoding ABC transporter ATP-binding protein, whose protein sequence is MPDPLLQVRRLRLDIHGQDTFRAVLLDVDFEVLPNEVMGLVGESGSGKTMTALAIMRLLPPAARVSEGTIWFGGQDLLALTESDMRGIRGSEISMIFQNPRAALNPLMRAGEQVARALMLHQGMKKETASQQAIALLQHVGISDAEARARAYPHQLSGGMAQRVLIAVMLACRPKLLIADEPTTGLDVTIQAQIFDLIREVQAEVGASLLLITHDLGVVSEVCQRVAVMYAGQIMEQASVHDLFKRPSHPYTERLLASILRVDEAAELDPSRAIAFANIDYDSVGCRFANRCPYVLEACWTRRPEPRWLAAEHVVFCHLRNLEAK, encoded by the coding sequence ATGCCCGACCCCTTGCTGCAGGTACGGCGCCTTCGGCTGGACATCCACGGGCAGGATACATTCCGGGCCGTGCTGCTGGACGTCGATTTCGAGGTGCTCCCCAATGAGGTGATGGGGCTGGTGGGTGAGAGCGGCTCGGGCAAGACGATGACGGCCCTAGCCATCATGCGTCTGTTGCCGCCCGCTGCCCGGGTCTCCGAGGGCACGATCTGGTTCGGCGGTCAGGATCTACTGGCGCTGACGGAATCGGACATGCGCGGGATTCGCGGGTCTGAGATCTCCATGATCTTCCAGAACCCTCGCGCCGCGCTCAATCCGTTGATGCGCGCGGGTGAGCAGGTGGCGAGAGCCCTGATGCTCCACCAGGGCATGAAGAAGGAGACGGCAAGCCAGCAGGCGATCGCGCTGCTCCAGCATGTGGGAATCTCGGATGCCGAGGCGCGCGCCCGCGCCTATCCGCATCAGCTGAGCGGCGGGATGGCCCAGCGTGTGCTGATCGCGGTGATGCTCGCTTGCCGGCCGAAGCTGCTGATCGCCGATGAACCGACGACCGGCTTGGACGTGACCATTCAGGCTCAGATCTTCGATCTCATCCGAGAGGTCCAGGCCGAAGTTGGGGCCTCCCTGCTCTTGATCACCCATGACCTGGGGGTAGTTAGCGAAGTCTGCCAGCGGGTGGCGGTCATGTACGCCGGCCAGATCATGGAGCAGGCGTCCGTACACGATCTGTTCAAGAGGCCGAGCCATCCCTACACCGAGCGCCTGCTGGCCAGCATTCTGCGCGTCGACGAAGCCGCCGAGCTGGATCCTTCACGCGCCATCGCCTTCGCCAACATCGACTACGACAGTGTTGGCTGCCGGTTTGCGAACCGCTGCCCTTATGTGCTGGAGGCCTGCTGGACTCGCCGGCCGGAGCCGCGCTGGCTGGCTGCCGAGCATGTGGTCTTCTGCCACCTGCGCAACCTGGAGGCGAAATGA
- a CDS encoding ABC transporter permease has translation MSVPQGRKRSLWYRGLSSIGRWRLFSFGVFLILVYVAVAVIGPEVAPYRPNATHPQATLQPPSSDFWFGTDKFGRDIYSRVLYATRLDLSIAFSVALSAFLVGASVGALSGYYGGGVDDAVMRVVDVLLAFPAFILAMALTGILGDTIPNVIMAISIAYVPYFIRLTRGEMLRVRTMQYADAAVVVGNPRWRVVLVHLLPNSLTPAFIQVTLVLGWAILDAAGLAFLGLGITPPTAEWGVMVAEGAQRIITGEWWTWLFPGLAIVIIAFAFSLVGDGLRDLMAREER, from the coding sequence GTGAGTGTGCCACAAGGGCGCAAGCGCTCCCTCTGGTACCGTGGGCTGAGTTCCATTGGTCGCTGGAGGCTGTTCTCCTTCGGGGTCTTCCTGATCCTGGTATACGTGGCCGTGGCCGTGATCGGTCCCGAGGTGGCTCCCTACAGGCCGAACGCGACCCATCCTCAAGCGACACTCCAGCCGCCGTCATCGGATTTCTGGTTCGGGACAGACAAGTTCGGGCGCGACATCTACTCGCGTGTCTTGTACGCCACGCGCCTCGATCTCAGCATCGCCTTCTCGGTGGCGCTGAGCGCCTTCCTTGTCGGGGCCTCCGTTGGCGCTCTCTCCGGGTACTACGGCGGCGGAGTCGATGATGCAGTCATGCGGGTGGTCGATGTCCTGCTGGCTTTCCCGGCCTTCATCTTGGCCATGGCACTGACCGGCATTTTGGGCGATACGATCCCCAATGTCATCATGGCCATCAGTATTGCCTATGTCCCGTATTTCATCCGCCTGACTCGAGGCGAGATGCTTCGGGTGCGAACGATGCAGTATGCCGATGCCGCGGTGGTGGTGGGCAACCCTCGCTGGCGGGTCGTTTTGGTCCACCTGCTGCCGAACTCGTTGACGCCGGCCTTCATCCAGGTGACGCTGGTGCTGGGATGGGCAATCCTGGACGCCGCCGGCCTGGCCTTCCTGGGCCTGGGCATCACTCCCCCGACGGCGGAATGGGGCGTGATGGTGGCGGAGGGGGCGCAGCGCATCATCACCGGCGAGTGGTGGACGTGGCTCTTCCCCGGTTTGGCGATCGTGATCATCGCCTTCGCCTTCAGCCTGGTTGGTGATGGCCTGCGCGATCTGATGGCGCGCGAGGAACGCTGA
- a CDS encoding ABC transporter permease translates to MPRLLGYLLRRTGLAIVTLAGVVVFVFLLTHILPSNPAALRAGPLADAELIREYEQEMGLDQPLSVQFGRYAQEILTGNLGESWKTGQPVLKELGERLPATLELAATAFLVALVVGLVLGILAAVYAGTWIDQGVRLYATLGAAQALFWLALLCVHVFYYTLGWAPAPLDRLTIGVPEPPLVTGLFTVDSLLAGQFSTFLDALNHLWLPALVLAFVVSAPIVKMTRGSMLDTLNSDFVRTARAIGVPRRSVVVRDGLRNAFIPILTMIGIVFGYLIAGNVIVERVFSWAGIGQYAWNALTINDFNAVQGFVILIAVIYVGINLVIDLAYGFIDPRIRLG, encoded by the coding sequence ATGCCCCGCCTCCTAGGGTACTTGCTGCGCCGAACGGGGCTGGCGATCGTGACCCTGGCCGGGGTCGTGGTGTTCGTGTTCTTGCTGACCCACATTCTTCCCTCCAACCCGGCCGCATTGCGCGCCGGCCCCCTTGCCGATGCCGAGTTGATCCGAGAGTACGAGCAGGAGATGGGGCTGGACCAGCCGCTCTCTGTCCAGTTCGGCCGCTACGCCCAGGAGATCCTGACCGGCAACCTGGGCGAGAGCTGGAAGACCGGTCAGCCGGTGCTCAAGGAGCTCGGCGAACGGCTGCCAGCCACTCTGGAGCTGGCGGCGACGGCCTTCCTGGTGGCCCTGGTCGTCGGACTCGTGCTCGGCATTCTGGCGGCCGTCTACGCCGGAACCTGGATCGACCAAGGGGTTCGACTGTATGCCACTCTAGGGGCAGCCCAGGCGCTGTTCTGGCTGGCGCTGCTCTGCGTGCACGTCTTCTACTACACGCTGGGCTGGGCGCCGGCGCCGCTGGATCGCCTGACGATCGGGGTGCCTGAGCCTCCCCTGGTGACAGGCCTGTTCACAGTCGACAGCCTTCTGGCCGGCCAGTTCAGTACGTTCCTTGATGCCCTGAACCATCTCTGGCTGCCGGCTTTGGTGCTGGCGTTCGTGGTCAGTGCGCCGATCGTCAAGATGACGCGGGGTTCGATGTTGGACACCCTCAATTCCGATTTCGTCCGCACAGCAAGAGCGATCGGCGTCCCCAGACGAAGCGTGGTCGTGCGTGACGGGCTGAGGAATGCCTTCATCCCGATCCTGACCATGATCGGGATTGTCTTCGGCTACCTGATCGCCGGAAATGTCATCGTCGAGAGGGTCTTCTCGTGGGCGGGCATCGGTCAATACGCCTGGAATGCGTTGACAATCAATGACTTCAACGCCGTGCAGGGTTTCGTGATCTTGATCGCCGTCATCTACGTCGGAATCAATCTCGTGATCGATCTGGCCTATGGCTTCATCGATCCGCGGATTCGGCTGGGCTGA